A stretch of Labrus bergylta chromosome 19, fLabBer1.1, whole genome shotgun sequence DNA encodes these proteins:
- the LOC136177100 gene encoding uncharacterized protein yields MNLLFSSLFLVAGLFLSSSAQTVDECRPLITPLPTFEPSYGRWIFIMGWITSEPHRELFKTTKSQWIDFIRTSPNNKQFVQDIGIRHTTYCKYGSHPVTVHSNLAATDKSSFTCTYHSLPTCEGCLLYTVDSRTNNNLIHIMNITEPQTIAEVESYRAFYLMAKENHVKHHELVHAMKQARCLGFTGEPDFIYDPKDTLCEKGKDV; encoded by the exons ATGAATCTGTTGTTCAGCAGTCTTTTCCTGGTGGCTGGGTTGTTCCTGAGCAGCTCGGCTCAAACAGTTGATGAATGCAGACCTCTGAtcacacctcttccaacttTTGAACCG AGTTACGGAAGGTGGATCTTCATCATGGGCTGGATTACTAGTGAACCACATAGAGAGTTGTTCAAGACAACCAAGAGCCAGTGGATTGACTTCATTAGGACATCACCAAATAACAAGCAATTTGTTCAGGATATTGGGATCAGGCA taCTACATATTGCAAGTATGGATCACACCCTGTAACTGTTCATTCCAACCTTGCAGCTACTGACA agtcCAGCTTCACTTGCACGTACCATTCCCTGCCAACCTGTGAGGGATGTCTGCTCTACACTGTCGACAGCAGAACCAACAATAATTTAATCCACATTATGAACATCACTGAACCCCAAACCATTGCAGAGGTCGAAAGCTATCGGGCATTTTACCTGATGG CTAAAGAAAATCATGTCAAGCACCACGAACTGGTACATGCCATGAAGCAGGCGAGGTGTCTTGGTTTCACAGGAGAACCAGACTTCATCTATGACCCCAAAGACA CGTtgtgtgaaaaaggaaaagatgttTGA